The following nucleotide sequence is from Drosophila simulans strain w501 chromosome 3L, Prin_Dsim_3.1, whole genome shotgun sequence.
GGCGGAGAACCGTTGGGCATCTTCAAGGATACCCAGCTGCCAATTTCCAACGACATCCTTTCAACCTGGTCACAGCTGAGTGAGCGGGAGCTTAGTCTACAAGCTTCCCATCCCCCGGCGAACTACTTCGAACAAATGGTCTTGTGGACGGATCAGAAGAAGGTGTGGCGCTTTCCCATCAACAATGAGCAGGATTGGGAGGACGAACATAACGTGGACTTCTCGGAACATATTTTCCTGGAACAACATCTCGAGGATTGGTGTCCTAGCAAGGGACCTATTCGCCATTTCATGGAGCTCGTCTGCGTCGGCCTGTCCAAGAATCCCTATTTGACTGCCCAGGAGAAGAAGGATCATATTTTCTGGTTCCGTGACTATTTCCAGGCCAAGAAGGACATTCTGAGGGATCTGATTAGCAAGGAGCCAAGCAAAAGTATTTCCgcttaatgtttttgtttgaatatttgttaaaaatatatttttgctttatAAGACCAATcgatatatagttatatatatatgatattctgtgtgtatatatgtgtgtataagAATGTGAGTCCTTTAAATATCCTAATACTTCGAAGGCTGTGCAGACTGTGCGCGGAATGTGTGAGCCGGGAACGGGCTTCAGAAGAGCAGGATGCGTTTTTCCACGGTCTTGCGGCAAATGGGACACCCCTCAATCTGGTCGCCGCACATCTGGCACGTGCCGTGGCCACATAGGAAGACCATGTTCTTTATGCGGTCGAAGCAGACAGGACACATAGTCTATAAGATAGATATAGGGATCAGTCACTGAACATGTTTTCAATCTAATTTGAGCTCACCTGTTCCTTGATGTCCTGCAACTGCTGCTTTAACTTTTGGACATCATCCATCTGGAAGTTGTTGACATTGGAAGGAGCCACCATCGCGTTTCCAGCTGCTGCCAGATTCGAGACATTCGAAGAGGCTGCTGCAGCGGCCAGAAGATTATTCTGGCTATTCAACTGATTGCTGCTGCCCGCCACCGGAGTAACCACGGTGTTGTTCATGGCCACGCTATGGCCAGAGGCATTGGCAcaagctgccgctgctgcagcttccATGAAACGATCGTCGGGCAGCGGCAAGCCCACTGTTGCCATCGCTCCAGCTGCCACGGACACCTTCTCCGGTCGGCCACTTCCTCCGCAGCAGAGACTGAAGGATAATATCTCATCGATTTGCGTGCGACACAGGACGCACTTTTTCATCAAAGCACTGCAGTGCTCACATGCGACCATATGGCCACAGGGGCGGAAGAAAACGGCTGCCCTGCGATCCGAGCACACCAGACACTCGTCGATCTTTTCGCGCGAGGAGACGGTCTCCCGACAGATGAGGCACTTCTTCACCCTCGGAGCGCAGGTTTCGCAGCAACTGACATGGCCGCAGGGTTTAAACACCGTATCCCGCTTGGCATCCGAGCAAACCAAGCACTCATCCAGGCTGGCTGACGATTTCGGAGGATCCTCGTGCAGGGACTGGCTCATTTCGTTGGCGATGCCATTGAGCGCAAATATGGAAGATGAGGCAGCTGGGAAAGTGGATGAGGCAGCCAGGCTGGAGAGCGGCATATTGGCTGAGGAGGACTGATTTAAGCTACCACTGGCTGCTCTTGCCCTGGCATTTGAACTCGTGCCAGCGACATTTCCGGGCAACTCAGAGTCGTCGGTCTTCCTTTCGTTATAGCACTTGACCAGGGTCTTGCAGAGATTGGGATCCGGGCACAGGTCAAGTGGGGTCTGCTGCTTGCGATTCTTCAAAGTCAAATCAGCTCCATTGGCAGCCAAGAAGCATGCAATTGAAGCAGAGGCCTTCTTGTTATTAGCATTCCTCAGGCCCATTAAAAGCTTACCAAATCCTTCCACATCTTGCAGTTGCTTCAGCTGCGAGAGAGTGTGATGTCGCAGCGCTTCATGCAGCGGAGTATCCCCGTCTTTGTCGGGTATGTTTAGATCTGCACCATCCTGCACCAGCAGCTTGACGATCTGCACATGCTGACGCTCCACCGCTAGATGCAAAGCCGTCTGGAGATTCACATTTTGCCTGTCCATATTGGCCTTACCCATATGCACTAGTAGCTCAGCAATTTCAACGTGGTTGTTAAGTGCTGCCAGGTGCAGTGCTGTGTAGCCATCAtccttcttctcctccacAATCCACGGACGGTTCGTCTTGGTGAGCAGGATCTTCATGGCACTGGGATTACCCTTGAGAGCAGCATGATGCAATGCATTGAATCCATTATTGTTGTTTAGCGTGATGTCAGCCCCGAAGTCCAGCAACAGGGACAGCATCTCGTCGTGCTCCTTAGATATGGCATCGTGTAGGGGGGTATCGCCCTCAGAATCTTGCAAACTTGGATGGCAACCTAGCGTTAGAAGCGTCTTCACTACGTTCAAATGGCCCTTATTGACAGCAATGTGCAGAGACGTCTGCCTTCGCTTATTGCGAGCATTTAAGTCCGCACCGGCTTTGGCCAATATCTCGATCACCGCCGCCTCGTCACCAAACGCGGCATGGTGGACAGCGCGATCTCCGTCCTTGTCCTCAATTTCTACGTCGACGGCGTGCCGTAGTAGTACCTGTATCACTTCAATATGGCCATTCTGGCTGGCTGCTTGCAGAGCAGTATGTCCGGCAAACACACCATTCACATTGACATCCGGTCCAGAACTGGGCGAGGCACTGGAGGTCGAGGGTTGAGCTGCGCCAGCCAAGTACTCCTCACAACGTGCCTGGAAATGCGagacaatttatttaatatgaagTGTTAAACGTATTTTCGTGTACTTACTGCAAATCCATTTGCTGCTGCCTTGACAAATTCCTCAGTGGCATCGCCGGAGACATTTGGTTCGAACAGCTTTTTGAGAATGGCCGAAAGACGTTCACTACTGGGGATAACTGGAGCGCAGCTCCCATCGGAGGCAGTGGAAGAAGCCACCTTGCAAACGGCCAGCGGATTGTAGGTCCACGAAGTATTGCCCACCTCCACTTTAAGGTCGTTATCATGGTAGACCTGCTGCACGCGACCGATCTTTCCCAGAGTCAATTGCATGGCGTCAGCCCACTCGCCGTGTCCTCGCTGTAAAATCTTGATGCTCTCCACATCCGAACAGATCTTGACAATGTCGCCCACTTGAAACTCGGGCGGAGCAGTGGTTGGCGAGGATACTTTTGTGAGGACGGCTGGATTGAATGTCCAGCGATTTCCGGAATTGTAAGCCACCACAATGTCGTGATCCTCATCGATGCCCACGACCATTCCTGCGTTGCTTAGGCACTCGAACATGCCATCGGTCCAGCCACCATGTCCATGCTGCAGAGACTGAACGATTTCTAGGTCTAGATCCACGGTGACCTTGTCGCCGATCTGGAAGCCATGCGGTCCTTTTCCGGGTCCGTTTTCGCCCAGCAGTGGCAGATGATCCCGGTAAACGTTACTACCCTTGGCATCGTTAACGACCTTTAGATCTGCCATGCCCTCAAATCCCACGCGGTACAGATTCTTGGAGCCATTGTCCCAAATCACGTAGGCTGCCGATCTTGGCGATGCCGAAGACCAGTCCTGGATCTCGTTGACCTTGCCACGCCGACCAACGCCTCCGTCCTGATCCTCCCACTGCCAATCCACGCCGCGAACCACACGAGCTCCCGGGAATATGCCTCTGGCGAGCACTTTCTTGGACTTACGACGCGGTTCCAGCATGGTTCGTTCTCCTCCTGGCGTGGTGATCCTGTAGAAACGGTGCCTCAGATGATGTTTATCTCCGTGGTAGCAAATGGAGCACAAATCGTAGTTAATGCACTCGGCACACTTCCAGCGGATGCCAAAGATCGGTTGCTGGCGGCAAGTGTCGCACATGGTGCCCTCGTGCTTTACGCCCGTGGGTGCACTGTCCAGGATGCGCAGATCATAGGCTCCGGCGCAGCGGTAGTTGGCAGCAGTTCCATTGTCCCAGACCACGACCACCTCCTCGGCGGATTCGAAATTGCGAACGGTGCCCACGTGTCCTTCGCCGCCGTCCTGCAGAgaatcgaaacgaaaaaatattctattaGTGACTCAGTCaatctttcgattttccatttcgtaACCCACGCTGATTAGGATGCGAAAGCTATAGCCGAAGTGCATAATAGCAACTAACTAAGTGTTAAGGTAGGCAGTCGCTACAAATTCGTTTGGCTATCTCTAAATGCGATCAACAagtcgaaaataaataaataaatctaaaggGAATGAGGGTTTGCATACCCTCCATTTCTATGCAATAGGGTTCTATTTGTTCAACGATTGCTAGCAGCTCATTTAAAGCATTTCGgtgtaaaatattattaagtatTCTATGTTTTCTGatttaataaacttatttgaacaaatattttgctaaaCTAGTAATACTGTTAATACTTGAATGTTGAAATGCTTCTGCATATTGTAAATGCACTTAAATTTTTATCTGCATTATGATTAGTCAAATCGTGTCACTGA
It contains:
- the LOC6738229 gene encoding E3 ubiquitin-protein ligase mind-bomb, whose protein sequence is MSCAATLSSAKDSTNANASGGGGVGGGGAPTNSNTNTNTNTQSTAVGVVVSSAAGGGVGGGGGGGGSLPGGTASSSSASATGGVAAGGGGNSAAALVRRFSMEGVGARVIRGPDWKWNKQDGGEGHVGTVRNFESAEEVVVVWDNGTAANYRCAGAYDLRILDSAPTGVKHEGTMCDTCRQQPIFGIRWKCAECINYDLCSICYHGDKHHLRHRFYRITTPGGERTMLEPRRKSKKVLARGIFPGARVVRGVDWQWEDQDGGVGRRGKVNEIQDWSSASPRSAAYVIWDNGSKNLYRVGFEGMADLKVVNDAKGSNVYRDHLPLLGENGPGKGPHGFQIGDKVTVDLDLEIVQSLQHGHGGWTDGMFECLSNAGMVVGIDEDHDIVVAYNSGNRWTFNPAVLTKVSSPTTAPPEFQVGDIVKICSDVESIKILQRGHGEWADAMQLTLGKIGRVQQVYHDNDLKVEVGNTSWTYNPLAVCKVASSTASDGSCAPVIPSSERLSAILKKLFEPNVSGDATEEFVKAAANGFAARCEEYLAGAAQPSTSSASPSSGPDVNVNGVFAGHTALQAASQNGHIEVIQVLLRHAVDVEIEDKDGDRAVHHAAFGDEAAVIEILAKAGADLNARNKRRQTSLHIAVNKGHLNVVKTLLTLGCHPSLQDSEGDTPLHDAISKEHDEMLSLLLDFGADITLNNNNGFNALHHAALKGNPSAMKILLTKTNRPWIVEEKKDDGYTALHLAALNNHVEIAELLVHMGKANMDRQNVNLQTALHLAVERQHVQIVKLLVQDGADLNIPDKDGDTPLHEALRHHTLSQLKQLQDVEGFGKLLMGLRNANNKKASASIACFLAANGADLTLKNRKQQTPLDLCPDPNLCKTLVKCYNERKTDDSELPGNVAGTSSNARARAASGSLNQSSSANMPLSSLAASSTFPAASSSIFALNGIANEMSQSLHEDPPKSSASLDECLVCSDAKRDTVFKPCGHVSCCETCAPRVKKCLICRETVSSREKIDECLVCSDRRAAVFFRPCGHMVACEHCSALMKKCVLCRTQIDEILSFSLCCGGSGRPEKVSVAAGAMATVGLPLPDDRFMEAAAAAACANASGHSVAMNNTVVTPVAGSSNQLNSQNNLLAAAAASSNVSNLAAAGNAMVAPSNVNNFQMDDVQKLKQQLQDIKEQTMCPVCFDRIKNMVFLCGHGTCQMCGDQIEGCPICRKTVEKRILLF